From the genome of Solidesulfovibrio carbinolicus, one region includes:
- the glmM gene encoding phosphoglucosamine mutase — MDNKLFGTDGLRGRVNAYPMTPDVVMRLALSAGLHFRNGGRRHKVLIGKDTRRSGYIYEYALSSGFCAAGMDVFLTGPLPTPAISFLTRDMRADVGVVISASHNPACDNGIKFFDHMGFKLPDAVEAEIAARVQGYAQDWKLPEPEAVGRAFKLEDSTGRYNVFLKNSIPLDINFEGLKIVLDCAHGAAYRVAPQVFEELGAEVIKIGVDPNGSNINHRVGSLFPQQVARMVTEAEADIGIALDGDADRVIVADEKGRILDGDQIMAICALDLLERGALPGKLLVATVMSNMALEVFMKDHGGRLLRTPVGDRYVVEAMRAEGAVFGGEQSGHLIFLNHSTTGDGTLAALQLMKIMVRKGKPLSELATLLAPFPQKLVNVSVARKTPFSQTPAIEAAVKDAEAALAGRGRVLLRYSGTESLARVMVEAEDAALVESLCGSLAEVVAQALA, encoded by the coding sequence ATGGACAACAAGCTTTTTGGCACCGACGGACTGCGCGGACGGGTCAACGCCTATCCCATGACCCCGGACGTGGTCATGCGCCTGGCTCTCTCGGCCGGCCTGCACTTTCGAAACGGCGGCCGCCGCCACAAGGTGCTCATCGGCAAGGACACGCGACGTTCCGGCTACATCTACGAATACGCCCTGTCCTCCGGGTTTTGCGCCGCCGGCATGGACGTTTTTTTGACCGGACCGCTGCCGACGCCGGCCATCTCGTTTCTCACCCGCGACATGCGGGCCGACGTGGGCGTGGTGATCTCGGCGTCGCACAACCCGGCCTGCGACAACGGCATCAAGTTTTTTGACCACATGGGCTTCAAGCTCCCCGACGCCGTGGAAGCCGAGATCGCCGCCCGGGTCCAGGGCTACGCCCAGGACTGGAAGCTGCCGGAACCCGAAGCCGTAGGCCGGGCTTTCAAGCTCGAGGACAGCACCGGCCGCTACAACGTGTTTCTCAAGAACTCCATCCCTCTGGACATCAATTTCGAGGGCCTGAAAATCGTCCTGGACTGCGCCCACGGCGCGGCCTACCGGGTGGCCCCCCAGGTTTTTGAGGAGCTTGGCGCCGAAGTCATCAAGATCGGGGTCGATCCAAACGGCTCCAACATCAATCACCGGGTCGGATCGCTTTTCCCCCAGCAGGTGGCCCGCATGGTCACCGAGGCCGAGGCCGACATCGGCATCGCCCTGGACGGCGACGCCGACCGGGTCATCGTGGCCGACGAAAAGGGGAGAATCCTCGACGGCGACCAGATCATGGCCATCTGCGCCCTGGATCTTCTGGAGCGCGGAGCCTTGCCGGGCAAGCTGCTCGTGGCCACGGTCATGAGCAACATGGCCCTTGAAGTGTTCATGAAGGACCACGGCGGCCGACTGCTGCGTACCCCCGTGGGCGACCGCTACGTGGTCGAGGCCATGCGTGCCGAAGGGGCGGTGTTTGGCGGCGAGCAGTCGGGACATCTTATTTTCCTGAATCATAGCACCACCGGCGACGGCACTCTGGCTGCCTTGCAGCTCATGAAGATCATGGTCCGCAAGGGCAAGCCGCTTTCGGAACTGGCCACGCTTTTGGCCCCGTTTCCGCAAAAGCTCGTTAATGTGTCCGTGGCCCGGAAAACGCCCTTCAGCCAGACGCCGGCCATTGAGGCTGCGGTCAAGGACGCCGAGGCGGCCCTTGCCGGACGCGGACGGGTGCTGTTGCGCTATTCCGGCACCGAATCCCTGGCCCGGGTCATGGTCGAGGCCGAGGACGCGGCCCTGGTTGAGTCGTTGTGCGGCTCTCTGGCCGAGGTGGTGGCCCAGGCCCTGGCTTAA
- a CDS encoding CdaR family protein has protein sequence MKSNWQYLALALALSLFCWYLVTGREKVDAWMPMRVEMTGLPEDLYVKSGMLGSVDVLVRGPRGIARKLDDTQLVYNLNLSKIVPGRNIVLFEVRNIVLPKVYEAVEIRPARLELEVERRAVKTVPVKVMLRSSLPDGYSMSAVRAVPDSVRLSGPAGKLDKISEIRTQPITVPQPIPARYDERVPLDVPEDIDAAPPAVQVVMGFAAKESEITLRAPLTIKKPKGREAEVSPQAVTLRVKGPAAIIGDKDFPGLVEAALELAADIQPGKYEASYRVKMPQGCELIEAKPDKVSLTVK, from the coding sequence ATGAAATCCAACTGGCAATACCTGGCCCTGGCCCTGGCCTTGTCGCTTTTTTGCTGGTATCTGGTCACAGGCCGGGAGAAAGTCGATGCCTGGATGCCCATGCGGGTGGAGATGACGGGGCTGCCCGAAGATCTCTACGTCAAATCCGGCATGTTGGGGTCGGTGGACGTGCTGGTGCGCGGCCCCAGAGGGATCGCCCGCAAGCTCGACGACACCCAGCTTGTCTACAACCTCAACCTGTCCAAGATTGTTCCGGGACGCAATATCGTCCTGTTTGAGGTCAGAAATATCGTTTTGCCCAAGGTTTATGAGGCCGTGGAAATACGCCCGGCCCGGCTTGAGCTGGAGGTGGAGCGCCGCGCCGTCAAGACCGTGCCGGTCAAGGTGATGCTGCGGTCATCGCTCCCGGACGGGTATTCCATGTCGGCGGTGCGGGCCGTGCCCGACTCCGTGCGTCTGTCCGGGCCGGCCGGAAAGCTCGACAAGATCAGCGAGATCCGCACCCAGCCCATCACCGTGCCGCAGCCGATTCCGGCGCGCTACGACGAACGGGTGCCCCTGGACGTGCCTGAGGACATCGACGCCGCCCCTCCGGCCGTGCAGGTGGTCATGGGCTTTGCCGCCAAGGAGTCGGAGATTACGCTGCGCGCGCCGCTGACCATCAAAAAGCCCAAGGGCCGCGAGGCCGAAGTTTCGCCCCAGGCCGTCACGCTGCGGGTCAAGGGGCCGGCGGCCATCATCGGCGACAAGGATTTTCCGGGTTTGGTCGAGGCCGCCTTGGAACTGGCCGCCGACATCCAGCCGGGCAAGTACGAGGCCTCCTACCGTGTTAAGATGCCCCAGGGCTGCGAGCTCATCGAAGCCAAGCCCGACAAGGTTTCCCTCACCGTCAAATGA
- the cdaA gene encoding diadenylate cyclase CdaA: MGSFFDNFHLSWRDLLDIAAVTFVFYQALLLVRGTRAATVLHGFLLILVVYYLSDLFSLNTLHWLLTNFLGSIFLVIIILFQADIRKGLSSVGTRGFFRARRREEVSEAALDAIVLAVFQMARSRTGALIVFERLVPLGDYVQRGVELMARPSRELLGTIFFPDTPLHDGAVIIQGDTVAAAGCILPLIAGVPLDASLGTRHRAALGITEETDALAVVVSEERGVVSVAEGGKLISPVDELTLKNMLWNLTAKRP; the protein is encoded by the coding sequence ATGGGAAGCTTTTTTGACAACTTCCACCTGTCCTGGCGTGATCTTCTCGACATCGCGGCCGTCACCTTCGTCTTCTATCAGGCCTTGCTTCTTGTTCGCGGCACCCGGGCCGCCACGGTGCTCCACGGTTTTCTCTTGATCCTCGTGGTCTACTATCTTTCCGACCTGTTTAGCCTCAACACCCTGCACTGGCTTTTGACCAACTTCCTGGGCTCCATTTTCCTGGTCATCATCATCCTGTTCCAGGCCGACATCCGCAAAGGGCTGTCGTCGGTGGGGACGCGCGGGTTTTTCCGGGCCAGGCGGCGCGAGGAGGTGTCCGAGGCGGCCCTTGACGCCATTGTCCTGGCCGTGTTCCAGATGGCCCGCTCCCGCACCGGGGCGCTCATTGTGTTTGAGCGTCTGGTGCCCCTTGGCGACTACGTGCAGCGGGGAGTGGAACTCATGGCCAGACCGAGCCGCGAACTGCTCGGCACCATCTTTTTCCCGGACACGCCGCTCCATGACGGCGCGGTCATCATCCAGGGCGATACCGTGGCCGCCGCCGGCTGCATCCTGCCGCTGATCGCCGGCGTGCCCCTGGACGCGAGCCTGGGCACCCGCCACCGGGCGGCCCTGGGCATCACCGAGGAAACCGACGCCCTGGCCGTTGTGGTCTCCGAGGAACGGGGCGTGGTGTCGGTGGCCGAGGGGGGCAAGCTCATCTCCCCGGTGGACGAGCTGACGCTCAAAAACATGTTGTGGAACCTCACGGCCAAACGCCCATGA
- the folP gene encoding dihydropteroate synthase, with product MASIWRLGGGRTLDCSRDRVVGIVNATPDSFYDGGRHGDVAAAVSHGLRLAGEGADMLDVGGESTRPGAAPVTDAEEIDRVVPVVAELARRLPDLPIAVDTYRAGCAAAALAAGACAVNDVSGLAFDPALLEVVAQRQPGYVLMHAKGRPDVMQRDPRYDDVVGEILAYFEQGLTRLIRAGLPEDHVVLDPGIGFGKLPEHNLEILRNLDRFTVFGRPVYLGLSNKSFFGAVLGLPVGERTLATAVASALSAGRGARLHRVHDVVAVKQALGLAAALAG from the coding sequence ATGGCCTCGATCTGGCGGTTGGGCGGCGGGCGGACCCTGGACTGCTCCCGGGACCGCGTTGTCGGCATCGTCAATGCCACGCCCGACTCCTTCTACGACGGCGGCCGCCACGGGGACGTGGCGGCCGCCGTTTCCCATGGCCTGCGTCTGGCCGGGGAAGGGGCCGACATGCTCGACGTGGGCGGCGAATCCACCCGCCCCGGGGCCGCGCCCGTCACAGACGCCGAAGAAATCGACCGGGTCGTGCCGGTTGTCGCCGAACTGGCCCGCCGGCTGCCGGACCTGCCCATTGCCGTGGACACCTACCGGGCCGGCTGCGCCGCCGCCGCCCTGGCCGCCGGAGCCTGCGCGGTCAACGACGTTTCGGGGCTGGCCTTCGATCCGGCGCTGCTTGAGGTCGTAGCGCAGCGCCAGCCCGGCTACGTCCTCATGCATGCCAAAGGCCGGCCTGACGTCATGCAGCGCGACCCGCGTTACGACGATGTGGTCGGCGAAATCCTGGCCTATTTCGAACAGGGACTCACGCGCCTGATCCGGGCCGGGCTGCCCGAGGACCACGTGGTCCTTGATCCCGGCATCGGATTCGGCAAGCTCCCGGAGCACAACCTGGAAATTTTGCGCAATCTCGACCGGTTTACGGTCTTTGGCCGGCCGGTCTATCTCGGGTTGTCCAACAAATCGTTTTTCGGCGCGGTTCTCGGCCTGCCCGTGGGCGAACGCACCCTGGCCACGGCCGTGGCCTCGGCCCTGAGCGCCGGGCGCGGGGCGCGCCTGCACCGCGTCCATGACGTCGTGGCCGTCAAACAAGCCTTGGGCCTGGCCGCCGCCCTGGCCGGCTGA
- the ftsH gene encoding ATP-dependent zinc metalloprotease FtsH, translating into MNSFAKNLMLWAAISLVMVVLFNLFNQPQSQSAKLSYSEFMQKVNAGDVVSVKIQGKKITGVATGGGKFLTYAPEDPNLVGSLMAKKIEVMAEPDEESPWYMTLLVSWFPMLLLVGVWIFFMRQMQGGGGRAMNFGRSRARMITQEQTRITFEDVAGVDEAKEELTEVVQFLSDPKRFTRLGGRIPKGVLLVGSPGTGKTLLARAVAGEAGVPFFSISGSDFVEMFVGVGAARVRDLFMQGKKNAPCLIFIDEIDAVGRQRGAGLGGGHDEREQTLNQLLVEMDGFESNEGVILIAATNRPDVLDPALLRPGRFDRQVVVPTPDVRGRRRILEVHTRRSPLSPDVDLEVLARGTPGFSGADLENLVNEAALQAAKINKDRVDMADFEHAKDKVLMGKERRSLILTDDEKRTTAYHEAGHALVAKKLPGTDPIHKVSIIPRGMALGITMQLPVDDRHNYSRDFLQNNLAVLMGGRVAEELVLNQLTTGAGNDIERATNMARKMVCSWGMSEVLGPLSYGESENEIFLGKDLVHHRNFSEETSRQIDAEVRKIVESAYRRAKNILENEPEALEAVAKALLERETISGADIDMLLRGEQLPPQEAPTGTPAGAAGTSAAASPASGPEAASGAAAAQATTAEAASGAGDEFTLEPDDGQQPEGSSGNAGSAQGQGKEPK; encoded by the coding sequence TTGAACAGCTTCGCGAAAAATCTCATGCTCTGGGCGGCCATCTCCCTGGTCATGGTCGTCCTGTTCAACTTGTTTAACCAGCCCCAGAGCCAAAGCGCCAAGCTCTCCTATTCCGAATTCATGCAGAAGGTGAATGCCGGAGACGTGGTCTCCGTCAAGATCCAGGGCAAAAAAATCACCGGCGTGGCGACGGGCGGCGGCAAGTTTTTGACGTATGCCCCCGAGGACCCGAATCTTGTCGGCTCGCTCATGGCGAAAAAGATCGAGGTCATGGCCGAACCGGACGAGGAATCGCCCTGGTACATGACGCTGCTCGTGTCTTGGTTTCCCATGCTCCTGCTGGTTGGCGTATGGATATTTTTCATGCGCCAGATGCAGGGCGGCGGCGGCCGGGCCATGAATTTCGGCCGCTCCCGGGCTCGCATGATCACCCAGGAACAGACGCGCATCACCTTTGAAGACGTGGCCGGCGTGGACGAGGCCAAGGAAGAGCTGACCGAGGTGGTGCAGTTTCTTTCCGATCCGAAGCGATTCACCCGTCTTGGCGGGCGCATCCCCAAGGGCGTGCTGCTGGTCGGCTCACCCGGCACCGGCAAGACCTTGCTGGCCCGGGCCGTGGCTGGCGAGGCGGGCGTGCCCTTTTTCTCCATTTCCGGTTCGGATTTCGTCGAGATGTTTGTCGGCGTCGGCGCGGCCCGTGTCCGGGATCTGTTCATGCAGGGCAAGAAAAACGCTCCCTGCCTGATATTCATTGACGAAATCGACGCCGTGGGCCGTCAGCGCGGCGCAGGCCTGGGCGGCGGCCACGACGAGCGCGAACAGACCCTCAACCAGCTTTTGGTCGAGATGGACGGCTTCGAATCCAACGAAGGCGTCATCCTTATTGCCGCCACTAACCGCCCCGACGTACTGGATCCGGCCTTGTTGCGGCCCGGCCGCTTCGACCGACAAGTCGTGGTGCCCACGCCTGACGTGCGCGGCCGCCGGCGCATCCTCGAAGTCCACACCCGCCGTTCGCCCCTGTCCCCGGACGTCGATCTTGAAGTCCTGGCCCGGGGCACGCCCGGCTTTTCCGGCGCGGACCTGGAAAACTTGGTCAACGAGGCCGCTCTGCAAGCCGCCAAGATCAACAAGGATCGGGTGGACATGGCCGACTTCGAGCACGCCAAGGACAAGGTGCTCATGGGCAAGGAACGCCGCAGCCTCATCCTTACCGACGACGAGAAGCGCACCACCGCCTACCACGAGGCCGGCCACGCCCTGGTCGCCAAGAAGCTGCCCGGCACCGACCCCATTCACAAAGTCTCCATCATCCCGCGCGGCATGGCCCTGGGCATCACCATGCAGCTGCCCGTTGACGACCGGCACAACTATTCCCGCGACTTCCTGCAAAACAATCTGGCTGTGCTCATGGGCGGCCGGGTGGCCGAGGAACTCGTGCTCAACCAGCTGACCACCGGCGCCGGCAACGACATCGAACGGGCCACCAACATGGCCCGCAAGATGGTCTGTTCCTGGGGCATGAGCGAGGTGCTGGGACCGCTTTCCTACGGCGAGAGCGAAAACGAGATCTTCCTTGGCAAGGATCTGGTGCACCACCGCAACTTCAGCGAGGAAACCTCGCGCCAGATTGACGCCGAGGTGCGCAAGATCGTGGAATCGGCTTACCGCCGGGCCAAAAACATCCTCGAAAACGAACCTGAAGCCCTGGAAGCCGTGGCCAAGGCGCTGTTGGAACGCGAGACCATCTCTGGAGCCGACATCGACATGCTGCTGCGGGGTGAACAACTCCCCCCGCAGGAAGCCCCGACCGGGACTCCGGCCGGGGCGGCCGGGACTTCCGCCGCCGCCTCGCCGGCGAGCGGGCCCGAAGCCGCTTCTGGAGCCGCCGCCGCCCAGGCGACGACGGCTGAGGCCGCCTCTGGGGCAGGCGACGAGTTCACCCTGGAGCCTGACGACGGCCAGCAGCCCGAGGGTTCCTCCGGCAACGCCGGGTCCGCGCAGGGCCAGGGCAAGGAACCGAAGTAG
- a CDS encoding response regulator: MAEKRILTVDDSVSVRSLVSSALRQAGFDVVEAVDGADALDKVGGGFDMVITDINMPNIGGIELLGLLRDRPDTRFMPVIVLTTESQKNLRDKALAAGASGWVVKPFEPTSLVAVVRRFITRT, encoded by the coding sequence ATGGCCGAAAAGCGAATTTTGACCGTGGATGACTCGGTGAGCGTGCGTTCCCTGGTGTCCAGCGCCCTGCGTCAGGCCGGTTTCGACGTGGTCGAGGCCGTGGACGGCGCCGATGCCCTGGACAAGGTCGGCGGCGGCTTCGACATGGTCATCACCGACATCAACATGCCCAACATCGGCGGCATCGAGCTGCTTGGACTCTTGCGGGATCGCCCCGACACCCGGTTCATGCCGGTTATAGTCCTGACCACGGAATCCCAAAAAAACCTGCGCGACAAGGCCCTGGCCGCCGGCGCTTCGGGCTGGGTGGTCAAACCCTTCGAACCCACCAGCCTGGTGGCCGTGGTGCGACGTTTCATCACCCGAACATGA
- a CDS encoding HD domain-containing phosphohydrolase → MTNPSPPETAPNSAADTAMADASALLFHDVPAAVYLRGVDGKFLEVNNATAALFGHAGPAAFLSAMADCPEQFYLDPTARQSVLDELAASGVVNGRRYQAMCDDGYVIWIEESAKRTVSPEGDVFYVGFLRDVTEEKSTSWALAEAEEKYRTIFENAVEGLFQMTPAGRFVTVNGALSRMLRFASPEALTALGDAAANLFTRPEDRQFLHAALSETGVVRAMETELRRGDGTRIWVSLQARAVRGGDGAVVLYEGSMEDVTERRRSQEALRHNLKRTKALFHQTVKSLSTTVRFRDPYTAGHQDSVARLATAMAKRLGLDRDTVDCIQVAGQLHDIGKISVPVRYLCKPGRLIGLEWEFMKQHAATGYEILKDIDFPWPVAEIVLCHHERLDGSGYPRGLGGEALCQPARILAVADVLDAMASNRPYRPALGVAAALEELARHRGTAFDADAVDAAWDAVTAGDVAY, encoded by the coding sequence ATGACGAACCCTTCCCCGCCCGAAACCGCGCCCAATAGCGCCGCCGACACGGCCATGGCCGACGCCAGCGCCCTGCTCTTCCACGACGTGCCCGCGGCCGTGTATCTGCGCGGCGTGGACGGCAAGTTTCTAGAGGTCAACAACGCCACGGCCGCGCTTTTCGGCCATGCCGGCCCGGCCGCTTTTCTGTCCGCCATGGCCGACTGCCCGGAACAATTCTACCTCGACCCCACAGCCCGCCAGTCCGTGCTGGACGAACTTGCCGCCTCCGGCGTCGTCAACGGCCGGCGTTACCAGGCCATGTGCGACGACGGCTACGTGATTTGGATCGAAGAATCGGCCAAACGCACCGTTTCGCCTGAAGGCGACGTTTTTTATGTCGGCTTCCTGCGCGACGTCACCGAGGAAAAAAGCACGAGCTGGGCCTTGGCCGAGGCCGAAGAAAAATACCGCACCATTTTCGAAAACGCCGTGGAAGGCCTTTTCCAGATGACGCCGGCAGGACGCTTCGTCACGGTTAACGGCGCCTTGTCCCGAATGCTGCGCTTTGCCTCCCCCGAAGCCCTAACTGCCCTGGGCGACGCGGCGGCCAACCTTTTCACCCGCCCCGAAGACCGGCAATTCCTCCACGCCGCCCTCAGCGAAACCGGCGTGGTCCGGGCCATGGAAACCGAACTGCGGCGCGGCGACGGCACGCGCATCTGGGTGTCCCTCCAGGCCAGGGCCGTGCGTGGCGGCGACGGCGCGGTGGTGCTCTACGAAGGCTCCATGGAGGACGTCACCGAACGGCGGCGTTCCCAGGAGGCCCTGCGCCACAACCTCAAACGCACCAAGGCCCTTTTCCACCAGACCGTCAAATCCCTGTCCACCACCGTGCGCTTCCGCGACCCCTACACCGCCGGCCATCAGGACTCGGTGGCCCGCCTGGCCACGGCCATGGCCAAGCGTCTGGGGCTTGACCGCGACACCGTGGACTGCATCCAGGTGGCCGGCCAGCTTCACGACATTGGCAAGATCAGCGTTCCCGTGCGCTACCTGTGCAAGCCCGGCCGGCTCATCGGTTTGGAATGGGAATTCATGAAGCAACACGCGGCCACGGGCTATGAAATTTTAAAGGACATCGATTTTCCCTGGCCCGTTGCCGAGATTGTGCTGTGCCACCACGAGCGCCTGGACGGTTCGGGCTACCCCAGAGGCCTCGGCGGCGAGGCGCTTTGCCAGCCGGCCCGCATCCTGGCCGTGGCCGACGTCCTGGACGCCATGGCTTCCAACCGCCCCTACCGGCCGGCCCTCGGCGTCGCCGCCGCCCTGGAGGAGCTGGCCCGGCATCGGGGCACGGCCTTTGACGCCGACGCCGTGGACGCCGCCTGGGATGCCGTGACCGCCGGCGACGTGGCCTACTGA
- a CDS encoding Crp/Fnr family transcriptional regulator: MRLTDSDLLRDLDKPEFAVVRAAFVPRHFPKGRQVYAPREAQNSLFIVAKGRARVYLSYKDKEFTMAILDVGDVYTTHTRASVEALDDLDILVAELAAVRRFLADMPALTSSMVKVLGDLLSHAFSVIDGLAFLDVRKRLIQLLLYEAERVSADAEHILCFSHGLNIEQLATIVGSSRQTVSSLLNVLERDGVIELRARGVICLPDLARLEALVHE; the protein is encoded by the coding sequence ATGCGCCTGACCGATTCCGATCTCCTGCGCGACCTCGACAAACCCGAATTCGCCGTCGTGCGGGCCGCTTTCGTGCCCAGGCACTTCCCCAAGGGCCGGCAGGTGTACGCCCCGCGCGAAGCCCAAAATTCCCTGTTCATCGTGGCCAAGGGCCGAGCCAGGGTCTACCTGTCCTACAAGGACAAGGAATTCACCATGGCCATCCTGGACGTGGGCGACGTCTACACCACCCACACCCGGGCCTCGGTGGAAGCCCTGGACGACCTGGATATTTTAGTGGCCGAACTGGCCGCCGTGCGCCGTTTCCTGGCCGACATGCCGGCGCTGACCTCCTCCATGGTCAAGGTGCTCGGCGATCTTTTGTCCCACGCCTTCTCGGTCATTGACGGCCTGGCCTTTCTCGACGTGCGCAAGCGCCTTATCCAGTTGCTCCTCTACGAAGCCGAACGAGTCAGCGCCGACGCCGAGCATATTCTGTGCTTTTCCCATGGGCTCAACATCGAACAGTTGGCCACCATCGTCGGCTCCTCCCGCCAGACCGTGTCTTCCCTCTTAAACGTCCTCGAACGCGACGGCGTCATTGAGCTGCGCGCCCGGGGCGTCATCTGCCTGCCCGACCTGGCCCGCCTGGAAGCCCTGGTCCACGAGTAG
- the cooS gene encoding anaerobic carbon-monoxide dehydrogenase catalytic subunit: MAKDTRTIEELSPWEDARRMLVKAKDEGIATVWDRLAEQTPHCSFCDQGLTCNKCVMGPCRVNPKGPKRQLGVCGADGDLTVARNFGRFVAAGAASHSDHGRDLLEALEAVSHGTAPGYAVRDTDKLARLCAEVGIATLGLDAASQAKALAEHFFEDFGTRRHALSLLSRAPKKRRDIWDATRSTPRGIDRECVEMLHRTHMGVDCDPVSICLHAARTALADGWGGSMIGTELSDVLFGTPRPATVEANLGVLRADSVNILVHGHSPVVSEMILAAARDPEMLAKAKAAGAAGVNVAGLCCTGNEVLMRQGVPLAGNHLMTELALVTGAVEMVVADYQCVMPSLVQIASCYHTRFVSTSEKARFPGGTHLEFTLENARDKAREAVELAIEAFTRRDAGRVDIPTTPVSLRTGYSNEAVIEALGGSAEPLLAAIKIGLVRGVVGIVGCNNPKLPHDGVLTGLAKELIRQDILVVVTGCATVAMGKAGLMTTEGLEQAGVGLAEFCSRFDLPPVLHVGSCVDNSRILALCGMLADALGVDIADLPVAASAPEWYSEKAAAIGLYAVASGIMTHLGLPPNILGSELVTGLALEGLEGVFGASFVVEPDPVKAAEAISRRITAKRLALGLNDRFDGAVFS; this comes from the coding sequence ATGGCCAAGGATACGAGAACCATCGAGGAACTGTCGCCGTGGGAAGATGCCCGCCGGATGCTTGTAAAGGCAAAAGACGAAGGCATCGCCACGGTCTGGGACCGGCTGGCCGAACAGACGCCGCATTGCAGCTTTTGCGACCAGGGGCTGACCTGCAACAAGTGCGTCATGGGGCCGTGCCGCGTGAATCCCAAGGGCCCAAAGCGTCAGCTCGGGGTGTGCGGAGCCGACGGCGACCTGACCGTGGCCCGCAATTTCGGCCGGTTCGTGGCCGCCGGCGCGGCCTCCCACTCCGACCACGGCCGCGATCTGCTGGAAGCCCTTGAAGCCGTGAGCCATGGCACGGCTCCGGGCTACGCCGTGCGCGATACGGACAAACTGGCCCGGCTGTGCGCCGAAGTCGGCATCGCTACCCTTGGCCTGGACGCGGCCAGCCAGGCCAAGGCCCTGGCCGAGCACTTTTTCGAGGACTTCGGCACGCGCCGCCATGCCCTGTCGCTGCTCTCCCGCGCTCCGAAAAAGCGCCGGGACATCTGGGACGCCACCCGCTCCACCCCGCGCGGCATCGACCGCGAGTGCGTGGAAATGCTGCACCGCACCCACATGGGCGTGGACTGCGACCCGGTCTCCATCTGCCTGCACGCTGCCCGCACGGCCCTGGCCGACGGCTGGGGCGGCTCCATGATCGGCACGGAACTCTCCGACGTCCTTTTCGGCACGCCGCGTCCGGCCACGGTCGAGGCCAACCTCGGCGTGCTTCGCGCCGACAGCGTCAACATCCTGGTCCACGGCCACAGCCCGGTGGTCTCGGAAATGATCCTGGCCGCCGCCCGCGACCCGGAAATGCTGGCCAAGGCCAAAGCCGCGGGCGCGGCCGGCGTCAACGTGGCCGGCCTGTGCTGCACCGGCAACGAGGTGCTCATGCGCCAGGGCGTGCCCCTGGCCGGCAACCACCTCATGACCGAACTGGCCCTGGTCACCGGAGCCGTGGAGATGGTCGTTGCCGACTACCAGTGCGTCATGCCGAGCCTAGTGCAGATTGCCTCGTGCTACCACACCCGGTTTGTCTCCACATCTGAAAAAGCCCGTTTTCCGGGCGGCACGCACCTGGAATTCACCCTGGAAAACGCCCGGGACAAGGCCCGTGAGGCCGTCGAGCTGGCCATCGAGGCCTTTACCCGCCGCGACGCCGGCCGGGTGGACATTCCCACCACTCCGGTGAGCCTGCGCACCGGCTATTCCAACGAAGCCGTCATCGAGGCCCTGGGCGGTTCGGCCGAACCGCTTTTGGCCGCGATCAAGATCGGTCTGGTTCGCGGCGTGGTCGGCATCGTCGGCTGCAACAACCCCAAGCTGCCCCATGACGGCGTGCTGACCGGGCTGGCGAAAGAACTCATCCGCCAGGACATCCTGGTGGTGGTCACGGGCTGCGCCACGGTGGCCATGGGCAAGGCCGGGCTCATGACCACGGAAGGTCTGGAGCAGGCCGGGGTCGGGCTGGCCGAGTTCTGTTCCCGGTTCGATCTGCCGCCGGTGCTCCATGTCGGCAGCTGCGTGGACAACTCCCGCATTCTGGCCTTGTGCGGCATGTTGGCCGACGCTCTGGGCGTGGACATCGCCGATCTGCCCGTGGCCGCCAGCGCCCCGGAATGGTATTCGGAAAAGGCCGCCGCCATCGGGCTTTACGCCGTGGCCAGCGGCATCATGACCCATCTGGGCCTGCCGCCCAACATCCTGGGCAGCGAGCTGGTCACGGGCCTGGCCCTGGAAGGCCTGGAGGGCGTTTTCGGAGCCAGCTTCGTGGTCGAGCCCGACCCGGTCAAGGCGGCCGAGGCCATCAGCCGCCGCATCACGGCCAAGCGCCTAGCCCTGGGACTCAACGACCGTTTCGACGGCGCGGTTTTTTCTTAA